A genome region from Arachis duranensis cultivar V14167 chromosome 6, aradu.V14167.gnm2.J7QH, whole genome shotgun sequence includes the following:
- the LOC107492997 gene encoding uncharacterized protein LOC107492997 has protein sequence MKIKHQFTSVEHPQENGQVEAANKVILAGLKRRLQDAKGAWAKELPQVLWTYRTTPQSATGETPFRLAYGVEAMIPVEVSEQSPRIIFYDKVGNIQGHKEELELLLEIREQAQIREATLKQRMTTRYNKNMGKGSHC, from the coding sequence atgaagatcaaacaccAGTTTACCTCGGTGGAACATCCACAAGAAAATGGACAAGtcgaggcagccaacaaagttaTACTGGCAGGATTGAAGAGAAGGttgcaagatgcaaagggagcttgggctaaAGAGCTCCCCCAAGTATTATGGACTTATCGGACGACACCACAGTCTGCCACAGGggaaacacccttccgacttgcCTATGGCGTGGAAGCCATGATACCAGTAGAAGTCAGCGAGCAAAGTCCAAGGATAATCTTCTATGATAAGGTCGGAAATATACAAGGGCACAAAGAGGAACTTGAACTACTCCTTGAGATCCGAGAGcaagcccagataagagaagcgaCGTTGAAACAAAGAATGACCACCAGATACAACAAAAACATGGGGAAGGGAAGTCACTGCTAA